The DNA window CAACTGCTTGCGATCTCTGCGGCCGGGAAACCCAGATGATCTACCGCAATTTCACAGCCAAAAACTATGGCGTGAATTACAGCGGATTTCAGCATTCGCTCAGTCCGCATTACGTCAAGGATGGCGCTCTCATGCCAGCGCATCCGCAACCCGGCGGAATCGGTTACCGGCACTGGCTCGGTCTAGTAGAGAGCGACGCGGATGGTGTTCACAGACCTGCCCGAGTCGTTGAACAGTTTCGCAGCTTGACGCGCATGGATGGCGATCTATGGGCGTTCGGTTATGACATGAAAAGCAACAAAGCGCGCTGCTGGTATGACGCTCGGATGCCGATCCTGTTGATTTCTAAAGACATGGAGGCTGTCTTCAGGGATTTGGTGACTCGTCTGGTCAATACCGCCGACAAAGTTGCCGGTGACCTGCGCAATAGCTTGAAAACCGCCTTATTTGGCGAGACCAAGGTACGCGGTGACTTGAGTTTCGTGCAAAGCGCTTTCTGGGCGGAAACCGAAGCGGCTTTCTATGACCATCTGCGCCAACTCCGCGACCTCCTGCCGACCGATCAACAGGCTCATCCAATCCTGGAAAGCTGGTTGAAGACGCTCCGCGCCGCGGCTTTTCTCTTATTCGACCGACATTCTCAGACGGGCGATTTCGATGCCGTCGACCCTGGACAGATCGCTCGGGCGCGTAATGGCTTGGGCAAAGCGCTGGCAGGTGCGCCACTGAAAGAAAAAATCCTTGGTCTACCCAAGCCACTGAAACCGAAGCGCCAGAAATCTTGAACCTTCACAAGGAGATCGCCGTGACAGACTGGGGGGAATACCCATTTCCACAAGGTAAGCCTGACCATCCATCCTTTGGATTACTGATCGCCTGGTGGCGACGGCTGGAGGACGACAAAGGCGAACGCGCCTTCCTGCGCCGCGCCGGCACTTTAACCGAAGTCATGTTGAGCCCGAGTTTCGTGGATTTGCTGCGAACGCTCCGCAACCAGGGCTATGCCGTCAGCAACCATAACCATCCGCTCTCCAGGATTGCCGCCATTGCCGGCCTATCGGCTCGCATCAAGGCACCCGCCGATGCGGGACTCGCCACCCGCATGGGTACACCGAAAGCGGCTGGTTCCACACCGACAGTCTCGCAACTGCGCCTGCGCCGCATCCTGGCCTGTGATGACATCGAAGAGCTGTACACCCTGCTGCGCCGTGCGCTGGCCGTGCTGGACGATAAGGCCGATCTGGCGGACCTCGCCGCAACGGTCTGGAACTGGTCGCCGCTGGATGACAAGCGACCCTACGACCCACGTCGCCGTCTGGCCTATGACTATTACGCCGCCGCGCCGATTAAATCCTAAGCCGATTCAGACTCCTGGAGCCAACCATGTCGAACTTTCTGCAACTGCACCTGCTGACCAGTTATCCGCCCGCCTGCCTGAATCGCGATGATCTGAATCGGCCCAAGAGCGCCATCATGGGCGGCGTCCCACGACTGCGGATCTCCAGCCAGAGTCTGAAACGCGCCTGGCGAGCCTCCGAACAATTCGAGGATGCCTTGACGGGACACCTGGGCACCCGAACGAAACTCAAGGGCGTCAAGATTTTCGAGAAGCTGGTCGCCGCCGGTATCAAGGAGAAAGCGGCGCGAGAATGTGCGCAAGCTATTGCCAAGCAATTCGGCAAACTCAAAAGTAAAAAAGACAACAAGCCACTCAATGATCTGGAAATCGAGCAACTGGCCCATTTCAGCCCAGAAGAAGAGGGCGCCATCGATGCCTTGGCCGAGGTACTGATCAGTGAGGGCCGGGCGCCCACGGAACCGGAATTGGCCTTGCTGCGCAAACAACACACGGCCGCCGATATCGCGCTCTTCGGTCGCATGCTGGCCGACAACCCATCGTTCAACACCGAAGCCGCTTGCCAGGTCGCCCATGCCATCACGGTTCACCGCGCAGCGGTCGAAGACGATTTTTTCACCGCCGTGGACGATCTGAATGATCATGAGGAAGACGCCGGTTCCGCCCACATGGGCGAGCAGGGCTTTGGCGCCGGATTGTTCTATCAATATGTCTGCATCGATTGCGACCGGCTGCGCGAAAACCTCGGCGGCGATCCCGACCTCGCCAGCCGGACCATTCAGGCCCTGATCGAGGCCGCCGCCACCGTCGCGCC is part of the Thiocystis violascens DSM 198 genome and encodes:
- the casA gene encoding type I-E CRISPR-associated protein Cse1/CasA — encoded protein: MNLISECWIPVRRADGSRQRIAPWQLTDAIDDNPILAVASPRPDFDGALTQFLIGLLQTTCTPDLFTWRTWRKTPPTPAELKTRFETVAYAFELEGEKAFMQDFSPTELDKQFAISALLIGSPPEDSETDLFIKQETVKQLCPHCAATALFSLQTDSPEGGRGYRTGLRGGGPLTTLVLGKHLWDTGWLNVLEKSRYVFGASDSDLLSQDRFPWLKPTRTSEAQPPAGVTTPVDVHPDQQFWALPRRIRLLPKETEPTACDLCGRETQMIYRNFTAKNYGVNYSGFQHSLSPHYVKDGALMPAHPQPGGIGYRHWLGLVESDADGVHRPARVVEQFRSLTRMDGDLWAFGYDMKSNKARCWYDARMPILLISKDMEAVFRDLVTRLVNTADKVAGDLRNSLKTALFGETKVRGDLSFVQSAFWAETEAAFYDHLRQLRDLLPTDQQAHPILESWLKTLRAAAFLLFDRHSQTGDFDAVDPGQIARARNGLGKALAGAPLKEKILGLPKPLKPKRQKS
- the cas7e gene encoding type I-E CRISPR-associated protein Cas7/Cse4/CasC, which codes for MSNFLQLHLLTSYPPACLNRDDLNRPKSAIMGGVPRLRISSQSLKRAWRASEQFEDALTGHLGTRTKLKGVKIFEKLVAAGIKEKAARECAQAIAKQFGKLKSKKDNKPLNDLEIEQLAHFSPEEEGAIDALAEVLISEGRAPTEPELALLRKQHTAADIALFGRMLADNPSFNTEAACQVAHAITVHRAAVEDDFFTAVDDLNDHEEDAGSAHMGEQGFGAGLFYQYVCIDCDRLRENLGGDPDLASRTIQALIEAAATVAPTGKQNSFASRACAYYVLAEKGSRQPRSLSLAFMKPVSEGDMLDSAVNALTSMRDNIDKVYYQNSENSENKQYSLPSRSINALSGEGDFTKLKKWAAGVGDDA
- the casB gene encoding type I-E CRISPR-associated protein Cse2/CasB yields the protein MTDWGEYPFPQGKPDHPSFGLLIAWWRRLEDDKGERAFLRRAGTLTEVMLSPSFVDLLRTLRNQGYAVSNHNHPLSRIAAIAGLSARIKAPADAGLATRMGTPKAAGSTPTVSQLRLRRILACDDIEELYTLLRRALAVLDDKADLADLAATVWNWSPLDDKRPYDPRRRLAYDYYAAAPIKS